In Lactococcus paracarnosus, a genomic segment contains:
- a CDS encoding chorismate mutase, translating to MTKPLADIRLEIDEIDQQLVRLIASRGELVKEAGQLKKTAQEVEAPDRVAQVIDRVSRYALETGADVRLVETLYRQMIAGFIQLEHQVVKKRD from the coding sequence ATGACAAAGCCCTTAGCTGATATTAGACTAGAAATTGATGAGATTGATCAGCAACTGGTTAGGTTAATTGCGTCACGTGGTGAGCTCGTTAAGGAAGCTGGTCAACTTAAAAAGACTGCCCAAGAAGTTGAAGCACCTGATCGAGTTGCACAAGTGATTGACAGAGTGAGCAGATATGCCCTTGAAACAGGTGCAGATGTTAGGCTAGTAGAAACCCTTTATCGTCAAATGATTGCTGGCTTTATTCAGCTAGAACATCAAGTAGTAAAGAAAAGAGATTAA
- the trpD gene encoding anthranilate phosphoribosyltransferase yields the protein MKENLVKLMQGENLSHYEINQLANAMFNGELTNSQLSAILIGLAMKGETVEEMTGIVEVVREKALKIPTTVTTAMDNCGTGGDLSFSFNVSTTAAFVLAAGGVKMAKHGNRSISSKSGSADVLECLGINLYHSPQELADIFDKTGLVFLFAQHVHPNMRYVMPVRRELEVRTILNLIGPFTNPVDLDTQLLGTSRPDLLETTAQVLKSLGRRRAVVISGPNNMDEASLDGLNRYAFLDESGEITVHTFNHESVGMTRVTLQEIRGGEGKENALILTNVLKNEASPFLEVTVLNAGLGFFAAGLVPTLVAGIEKAREVIASGTAMAKLVEMQELK from the coding sequence ATGAAAGAAAATCTAGTGAAGTTGATGCAGGGGGAAAATTTATCCCATTATGAAATCAACCAACTCGCCAATGCTATGTTTAATGGTGAGCTCACAAATTCTCAACTGTCAGCGATTTTGATTGGTCTAGCCATGAAGGGCGAAACGGTCGAAGAGATGACAGGGATCGTTGAGGTGGTACGTGAGAAGGCTTTGAAAATACCCACGACAGTCACAACAGCCATGGACAACTGTGGCACGGGTGGTGATTTATCTTTCTCTTTTAATGTATCTACAACAGCAGCTTTTGTTTTAGCCGCTGGTGGTGTCAAGATGGCCAAGCATGGTAACCGCTCGATTTCATCAAAATCAGGGTCGGCAGATGTCTTAGAATGTTTGGGGATTAATTTATATCATAGTCCACAAGAATTAGCAGATATTTTCGACAAGACTGGCTTGGTTTTCTTATTTGCCCAGCATGTTCATCCCAATATGCGCTATGTGATGCCCGTTAGGCGTGAGTTAGAAGTCCGAACCATTTTGAATCTGATCGGGCCATTCACAAATCCAGTTGACTTAGATACACAGTTATTAGGGACATCCAGACCAGATTTGTTGGAGACGACTGCTCAAGTCTTAAAATCATTAGGCCGGCGTCGTGCAGTGGTCATCAGTGGTCCAAATAACATGGATGAAGCGAGTCTTGACGGTCTGAATCGCTATGCGTTTTTAGATGAAAGTGGTGAAATCACAGTTCATACCTTTAACCATGAGAGTGTTGGGATGACCCGTGTTACCTTGCAGGAAATTAGAGGTGGCGAAGGTAAGGAAAATGCACTTATTTTGACCAATGTTTTAAAAAATGAAGCCAGTCCTTTCCTTGAAGTCACCGTCTTAAATGCAGGCCTTGGGTTCTTTGCGGCAGGTCTTGTCCCAACCCTAGTAGCAGGTATCGAAAAGGCGCGTGAAGTGATTGCAAGTGGTACTGCAATGGCAAAACTAGTTGAGATGCAGGAGTTAAAATAA
- a CDS encoding aminodeoxychorismate/anthranilate synthase component II has protein sequence MILLVDNYDSFTYNLAQYIGEFDTVTVLRNDDTRLYDVAQTADKIVLSPGPGWPVDAGKMEQLIHEFAGKKPLLGVCLGHQAIAEVFGGKLDLAKRVMHGKTSIAETLTPSALLAGIASEHEIMRYHSIVISEMPEGFDVISRTTDDQEIMMIQHQSLPIYGMQFHPESIGTPDGLRMIENFVKG, from the coding sequence ATGATTTTATTAGTTGATAATTATGATAGTTTTACCTATAACCTGGCCCAATATATCGGCGAATTTGATACGGTTACCGTGCTTAGAAATGACGATACCAGGCTCTATGACGTCGCCCAAACAGCTGATAAAATCGTCCTATCTCCTGGTCCTGGTTGGCCTGTGGATGCGGGTAAAATGGAACAGTTAATCCATGAGTTTGCAGGAAAGAAACCACTTTTAGGGGTTTGTCTAGGACATCAAGCCATCGCTGAAGTATTTGGCGGTAAGCTAGATTTGGCAAAGCGGGTCATGCATGGCAAAACATCTATTGCTGAGACGCTGACACCATCCGCATTACTAGCAGGCATCGCAAGTGAACATGAAATCATGCGTTATCATTCTATCGTCATCTCAGAAATGCCAGAGGGATTTGATGTGATTTCAAGAACGACAGATGACCAAGAAATCATGATGATTCAGCACCAAAGTCTACCGATTTATGGCATGCAATTTCACCCTGAGAGTATCGGGACACCAGATGGGTTAAGGATGATTGAAAACTTTGTAAAAGGATAA
- the trpE gene encoding anthranilate synthase component I, producing MTLRKTINADIITPILAYLRLDLRRKLILESIPREKENSRYSMIAYNPVHELKFQDGILTDNGQVKSGDPLDYLEQLTVKSNDVSDLPFTGGAIGFVSYDTIALYETIGEIPKDVIGTPDLHFFLYESYLIFDHKKEQITIVESDIYSGRPTEDMALAMALVLSHLTRPHKAEFESVKLNKLSFTSNTEKATFMSMVEQAKAYIKNGDIFQIVLSQRLTSEISGNPFDYYRNLRLTNPSNYLYFLDFGDYQIMGASPESLVSVKNGVVVTNPIAGTRPRGKTDKEDDALSADLLADKKEVAEHRMLVDLGRNDIGKISKTGTVTVTKYMEVEYFRYVMHLTSVVKGELLDTVSSLDALKSTLPAGTVSGAPKIRAMQRIYELEKTKRGIYAGAIGYLSSNSDMDFAIALRTMVLKDGKAHAQAGAGIVFDSIAENEYQETLNKAKAMTKIGESNDFIS from the coding sequence ATGACGCTAAGAAAAACAATTAACGCTGACATCATCACGCCCATTTTGGCCTATTTACGCTTGGATTTACGCCGTAAGCTGATTCTCGAGTCTATTCCGCGAGAAAAGGAGAACTCACGTTACTCCATGATTGCCTATAATCCGGTTCATGAACTTAAATTTCAGGATGGTATCTTGACTGATAATGGGCAAGTGAAATCTGGAGACCCGCTTGATTATCTGGAACAGCTTACTGTTAAAAGTAATGATGTTTCAGACTTACCATTTACAGGTGGGGCGATTGGCTTTGTGAGCTACGATACGATCGCGTTATATGAGACAATCGGCGAGATTCCGAAAGATGTTATCGGTACGCCAGACTTACATTTCTTTTTATATGAGTCTTATCTGATTTTTGATCATAAGAAAGAGCAGATTACGATCGTCGAGTCAGATATCTATAGTGGCAGGCCTACTGAGGATATGGCGCTTGCCATGGCGTTAGTCTTATCTCATCTGACAAGACCCCATAAAGCAGAATTTGAATCGGTCAAACTCAATAAACTGTCCTTCACCTCAAACACTGAGAAAGCAACATTTATGAGCATGGTCGAGCAGGCAAAAGCTTACATCAAAAATGGCGATATCTTCCAAATTGTGCTGAGTCAACGACTGACCAGCGAGATTTCTGGTAATCCATTTGACTACTACCGAAATCTTCGCTTGACTAATCCCTCAAATTACCTCTATTTTTTGGACTTTGGTGATTACCAGATTATGGGTGCGAGTCCTGAGAGTTTGGTCTCAGTTAAAAATGGTGTCGTTGTGACTAACCCGATTGCAGGAACCAGACCCAGAGGTAAAACAGATAAAGAAGATGACGCCTTATCAGCAGACCTACTAGCAGATAAAAAGGAAGTTGCTGAACACCGGATGTTGGTTGACCTGGGTCGAAATGATATCGGCAAGATTTCAAAAACAGGGACTGTAACTGTCACCAAATACATGGAAGTGGAATATTTCCGTTACGTCATGCACTTGACGAGTGTCGTAAAAGGCGAGTTGCTAGATACTGTTTCTAGTCTTGACGCGCTCAAGTCGACGCTTCCTGCTGGTACGGTATCTGGTGCACCAAAGATTCGTGCCATGCAACGCATCTATGAGTTAGAGAAAACAAAACGGGGTATTTATGCGGGTGCTATCGGCTATTTATCTAGTAATTCAGATATGGACTTTGCGATTGCCTTGCGGACGATGGTCCTTAAAGATGGTAAAGCCCACGCCCAAGCTGGCGCAGGGATCGTCTTTGATAGTATCGCTGAAAATGAATATCAAGAAACCTTGAACAAGGCTAAGGCCATGACCAAGATTGGAGAGAGCAATGATTTTATTAGTTGA